From a region of the Deinococcus sp. KSM4-11 genome:
- a CDS encoding sugar ABC transporter substrate-binding protein, with translation MQQAKVFAATAVLALTAAAVVTSALAQGTQPIIGLITKTDTNPFFVKMKEGAQKEADRLGAKLMTGAGKSDGDNAGQVTAIENMVAAGAKTILITPSDSKAIVPAIAKARAAGVMVIALDSPTEPASAVDALFATNNYNAGLLIGQWAKKTMGSKKAVIATLDLFPGQPVGIARHNGFLEGFGVAGVTSKSTGQVNTSVVCAQDSFGDQAKGQTAMENCLQKNPDINLVYTINEPAAAGAYQALKAAGKEKDVLIVSVDGGCAGVRNVEAGVIGATSQQYPLKMAAMGVTAGVNYAKTGKKVSGYTDTGVNLITNKAVAGVKSQNGKYGLANCWGQ, from the coding sequence ATGCAACAAGCCAAAGTGTTCGCCGCCACCGCCGTCCTCGCCCTGACCGCCGCCGCCGTGGTCACCTCCGCCCTGGCCCAAGGCACGCAGCCCATCATCGGCCTAATCACCAAGACCGACACCAATCCCTTCTTCGTGAAGATGAAGGAGGGCGCGCAGAAGGAAGCGGATCGTCTGGGCGCCAAGCTGATGACTGGCGCCGGCAAGAGCGACGGCGACAACGCCGGACAGGTCACGGCCATCGAGAACATGGTCGCCGCCGGGGCCAAGACCATCCTGATCACCCCCAGCGACTCCAAGGCCATCGTGCCGGCCATCGCCAAGGCCCGCGCCGCCGGCGTGATGGTGATCGCCCTGGACTCCCCCACCGAGCCCGCCAGCGCCGTGGACGCCCTGTTCGCCACCAACAACTACAACGCCGGCCTGCTGATCGGCCAGTGGGCCAAGAAGACCATGGGCAGCAAGAAGGCCGTGATCGCCACCCTCGACCTGTTCCCCGGCCAGCCGGTGGGCATCGCGCGCCACAACGGCTTCCTGGAAGGTTTCGGCGTGGCGGGCGTGACCTCCAAGAGCACGGGCCAGGTGAACACCAGCGTCGTCTGCGCCCAGGACTCCTTCGGTGACCAGGCCAAGGGCCAGACCGCCATGGAGAACTGCCTCCAGAAGAACCCTGACATCAACCTGGTGTACACCATCAACGAGCCCGCCGCCGCCGGGGCCTACCAGGCCCTCAAGGCCGCCGGCAAGGAAAAAGACGTCCTGATCGTCTCGGTAGACGGCGGCTGCGCGGGCGTGCGCAACGTGGAAGCCGGCGTGATCGGCGCGACCAGCCAGCAGTACCCCCTGAAGATGGCCGCCATGGGCGTGACGGCCGGCGTGAACTACGCCAAGACCGGCAAGAAGGTCAGCGGCTACACCGACACCGGCGTCAACCTGATCACCAACAAGGCCGTGGCGGGCGTCAAGAGCCAGAACGGCAAGTACGGCCTGGCGAACTGCTGGGGCCAGTAA
- a CDS encoding ABC transporter permease, which translates to MTQPSTAAPARRSFQLPSISTLGPLIALLVACIFFATQSSRFLSLNTFSLILQQTSFVGVIAIGQTLIVLTAGIDLSCGMIMALASMVIGKLAVEQGLPVAVAILAGLAIGAFIGWLNGLLITRWKLPPFIVTLGMYSIVFAAVHIYSKATSVPMPPDGLTFLAHRFKLLGTTFSYGSLLMLVLFFLTWLYLNYTAPGRHIYALGNNPEAVRLSGIPNNRLLLSVYTFAGLLYGVAALLLLERIGGASPEAGQTENLESITAVVIGGTSLFGGRGNVLGTLIGALIVGVFRSGLTLMGLDSVYQNLITGILIILAVATDQFSRRKS; encoded by the coding sequence ATGACCCAACCGAGCACCGCCGCACCGGCCCGGCGTTCCTTTCAACTGCCCAGCATCAGCACGCTCGGGCCCCTGATCGCGCTGCTGGTCGCGTGCATCTTCTTCGCCACGCAGTCGAGCCGCTTCCTGTCGCTGAACACCTTCTCGCTGATCCTGCAACAGACGTCGTTCGTGGGCGTGATCGCCATCGGGCAGACGCTGATCGTCCTGACGGCCGGCATCGACCTGAGCTGCGGCATGATCATGGCCCTGGCCAGCATGGTGATCGGCAAACTCGCGGTGGAGCAGGGCCTGCCGGTCGCCGTGGCGATCCTGGCCGGGCTCGCCATCGGCGCCTTCATCGGCTGGCTCAACGGCCTGCTGATCACCCGCTGGAAACTGCCGCCCTTTATCGTGACGCTGGGCATGTACTCCATCGTGTTCGCGGCCGTGCACATCTACTCGAAGGCCACCAGCGTACCCATGCCGCCCGACGGGCTGACCTTCCTGGCGCACCGTTTCAAGCTGCTCGGCACGACCTTCTCGTATGGCTCGCTGCTGATGCTGGTGCTGTTCTTCCTGACGTGGCTGTACCTGAACTACACCGCGCCCGGCCGGCACATCTACGCCCTGGGCAACAACCCCGAGGCCGTGCGTCTGAGCGGGATTCCCAACAACCGCCTTCTGCTCAGCGTGTACACCTTCGCCGGACTGCTGTACGGCGTGGCCGCCCTGCTGCTGCTCGAACGCATCGGGGGCGCGTCGCCGGAGGCGGGCCAGACCGAGAACCTGGAGAGCATCACGGCGGTCGTGATCGGCGGCACCAGCCTGTTCGGCGGGCGCGGGAACGTGCTCGGCACCTTGATCGGCGCGCTGATCGTGGGCGTGTTCCGCTCGGGCCTGACCCTGATGGGCCTGGACAGCGTGTACCAGAACCTGATCACGGGCATCCTGATCATCCTGGCCGTCGCCACGGACCAGTTTTCCCGGAGGAAATCATGA
- a CDS encoding ATP-binding cassette domain-containing protein — MSAAENLHPHPTATGMSTAALVMEARGLVKRYGQVVAMNGADFELRPGEIMAVIGDNGAGKSTLIKALSGAITPDEGQIMLEGRPVTFRSPIDARREGIETVYQDLAVAPAMTIAENLFLGREIMRPGPLAKLLKLIDKKKMLEEATRHMQGLQFAIKSMSQPVETLSGGQRQGVAVARSAAFARHVVIMDEPTAALGVREGNMVLDLIRQVRDKGLPVILISHNMPHVFEISDRIHVHRMGRRAALLNPKKISMADTVSVMTGAIRPEDLSADVLAH, encoded by the coding sequence ATGAGCGCTGCCGAGAACCTGCACCCCCACCCCACCGCCACCGGCATGTCCACCGCGGCCCTGGTCATGGAAGCGCGCGGCCTGGTCAAGCGCTACGGGCAGGTCGTGGCCATGAACGGCGCGGACTTCGAGTTGCGCCCCGGCGAGATCATGGCCGTGATCGGCGACAACGGCGCGGGCAAGAGCACCCTGATCAAGGCGCTGTCCGGCGCCATCACGCCCGACGAGGGCCAGATCATGCTCGAAGGCCGTCCCGTGACCTTCCGCAGCCCTATCGACGCGCGGCGCGAGGGCATCGAGACGGTGTACCAGGATCTGGCCGTGGCGCCCGCCATGACCATCGCCGAGAACCTGTTCCTGGGCCGCGAAATCATGCGGCCCGGCCCCCTGGCGAAACTGCTCAAGCTGATCGACAAGAAGAAGATGCTGGAGGAGGCGACCCGCCACATGCAGGGCCTGCAGTTCGCCATCAAGAGCATGAGCCAGCCGGTCGAGACGCTCTCGGGCGGACAGCGGCAGGGTGTGGCGGTCGCCCGCAGTGCGGCCTTCGCCCGGCACGTGGTGATCATGGACGAGCCCACCGCCGCCCTGGGCGTGCGCGAGGGCAACATGGTGCTCGACCTGATCCGGCAGGTGCGCGACAAAGGCCTGCCCGTGATCCTGATCTCGCACAACATGCCGCACGTGTTCGAGATCTCGGACCGCATTCACGTGCACCGCATGGGCAGGCGGGCCGCCCTGCTGAATCCGAAGAAGATCAGCATGGCCGACACGGTCTCCGTGATGACCGGCGCCATCCGGCCCGAGGATCTCAGCGCGGACGTCCTGGCACACTGA
- the odhB gene encoding 2-oxoglutarate dehydrogenase complex dihydrolipoyllysine-residue succinyltransferase, giving the protein MADIKVPVFSESVSEGTLLAWHKHPGEAVKRGDLLAEIETDKVVLEIQAQQDGVLQSVVKNEGDTVLSEEVLGTLGEAGSAPAPAPEPAATPATPAAAGSTPEANEATRRDDLSPAVRKVVTEANLDPASIPATGPKGNITKADAVQAAQGGATDQGPQSAAAPSSAAPASAAPAKVAASAPAGPRTEQRVPMTRIRARIAERLKEVQNTAALLTTFNEVNMKPAMDLRKKYQDPFVAKHGVKLGFMSLFVRAATEALKAFPMVNASVDGKDIIYHGYYDIGIAVASERGLVVPILRDTEQMSLAGIEKGIADFAVKAKGGKLTMEDMSGGTFSITNGGTFGSMMSTPIINAPQSAILGMHNIIERPIAQNGQVVIAPMMYLALSYDHRIIDGKEAVQFLVMIKNLLEDPARMLLEL; this is encoded by the coding sequence ATGGCGGATATCAAAGTTCCCGTGTTCAGCGAGTCGGTCAGCGAGGGCACCCTGCTCGCGTGGCATAAGCACCCTGGCGAGGCCGTGAAGCGCGGTGATCTGCTGGCGGAAATCGAGACGGACAAGGTGGTGCTGGAAATCCAGGCGCAGCAGGACGGCGTGCTGCAGAGCGTGGTGAAGAACGAGGGCGACACGGTGCTCAGCGAGGAAGTGCTGGGCACCCTGGGCGAAGCGGGTTCGGCACCCGCTCCGGCCCCGGAGCCCGCCGCCACGCCTGCGACTCCGGCAGCGGCAGGTTCCACGCCGGAGGCGAACGAGGCCACCCGCCGCGATGACCTGTCTCCGGCCGTGCGCAAGGTCGTGACCGAGGCGAACCTCGACCCGGCAAGCATTCCGGCCACCGGCCCCAAGGGCAACATCACCAAGGCAGACGCCGTGCAGGCCGCCCAGGGCGGCGCGACGGATCAGGGCCCGCAGTCGGCCGCCGCGCCCAGCAGCGCCGCTCCGGCCAGCGCCGCACCCGCGAAGGTGGCGGCCAGTGCGCCTGCGGGGCCGCGCACCGAGCAGCGCGTGCCCATGACCCGCATCCGGGCCCGCATTGCCGAGCGCCTCAAGGAGGTGCAGAACACGGCTGCGCTGCTGACCACCTTCAACGAGGTGAACATGAAGCCGGCCATGGATCTGCGCAAGAAGTACCAGGATCCGTTCGTGGCCAAGCACGGCGTGAAACTGGGCTTCATGAGCCTGTTCGTGCGCGCCGCGACCGAGGCCCTCAAGGCCTTCCCGATGGTGAACGCCAGCGTGGACGGCAAGGACATCATCTACCACGGGTATTACGACATCGGCATCGCGGTGGCGTCCGAGCGCGGGCTGGTCGTGCCGATCCTGCGCGATACCGAACAGATGAGCCTCGCCGGAATCGAGAAGGGCATCGCGGACTTCGCCGTGAAGGCCAAGGGTGGCAAGCTGACCATGGAGGACATGAGCGGCGGCACCTTCAGCATCACGAACGGTGGGACGTTCGGCAGCATGATGAGCACCCCGATCATCAATGCCCCTCAGAGCGCGATCCTGGGCATGCACAACATCATCGAGCGGCCCATCGCCCAGAACGGGCAGGTCGTGATCGCCCCGATGATGTACCTGGCGCTGTCGTACGATCACCGCATCATCGACGGCAAGGAAGCCGTGCAGTTCCTGGTGATGATCAAGAACCTGCTGGAAGACCCGGCGCGGATGCTGCTGGAACTGTAG
- a CDS encoding ribokinase, producing the protein MSRSAVVVLGSLNLDILLRVPHLPRAGETMHSLGLEHMPGGKGANQAAACAALGVPTHLIGAVGTDEAGDRLLGALRDRGVTSSGVRRLPATVTGQAYIHIAPDGENTITLHGGANQELADAELTALDAALPGASALLLQLEVPLAVTVEAARRARAAGVTVILDPAPAAPHLPRELLEAVDILTPNEHEARTLSGELDTSAAARALLALGVRYVVVKRGAQGALLLDAAGEQAFTTPPVQAVSTVAAGDTFNGALAAALAEGKRLPDAVAFAVRAASLRVTRPAGYGHLPERSDLG; encoded by the coding sequence ATGAGCCGATCTGCTGTCGTCGTCCTCGGGAGCCTGAACCTCGACATCCTGCTGCGCGTGCCACACTTGCCGCGCGCGGGCGAGACCATGCACTCGCTGGGGCTGGAGCACATGCCCGGTGGCAAGGGCGCGAACCAGGCCGCCGCGTGCGCCGCGCTGGGCGTCCCCACCCACCTGATCGGCGCGGTGGGGACAGACGAGGCGGGGGACCGGCTGCTCGGCGCGCTGCGGGATCGGGGAGTGACCAGTTCCGGCGTGCGCCGCCTGCCCGCCACCGTGACCGGGCAGGCCTACATCCACATCGCGCCGGACGGTGAGAACACCATCACCCTGCACGGCGGCGCCAACCAGGAACTCGCAGATGCCGAGTTGACGGCCCTGGACGCCGCGCTGCCCGGCGCCTCCGCGCTGCTGCTGCAACTGGAGGTGCCGCTGGCCGTCACGGTCGAGGCGGCGCGGCGGGCGCGGGCGGCGGGCGTGACCGTGATCCTCGATCCCGCGCCCGCCGCGCCGCACCTGCCGCGCGAGCTGCTTGAGGCCGTGGACATCCTCACGCCGAACGAGCACGAGGCCCGAACCCTCAGCGGCGAGCTGGACACCAGCGCGGCAGCGCGGGCGTTGCTGGCCCTGGGTGTCCGGTACGTCGTTGTCAAACGCGGAGCGCAGGGCGCGCTGCTGCTGGACGCGGCGGGCGAGCAGGCCTTCACCACGCCGCCGGTGCAGGCCGTGTCCACCGTGGCCGCCGGGGACACCTTCAACGGCGCGCTGGCCGCGGCCTTGGCCGAAGGGAAGCGCCTGCCGGACGCTGTGGCCTTCGCGGTTCGGGCGGCCAGCCTGCGGGTCACGCGGCCCGCCGGGTACGGGCACCTGCCGGAGCGGTCAGACCTGGGCTGA
- a CDS encoding 2-oxoglutarate dehydrogenase E1 component — protein sequence MTGPLTIMSGANAAFIEGLYEAYLADPSSVDAEWRTYFDDVRGGVQETAHSPVQQAFYDLGQSRRGGAAPAPAPSASGAQQAAGAMITAYRVYGHISARSNPLRMRGLPVVPELTPQFYDLSEADLNEHVKDGPFEGSLRDVISQLQETYCGSIGFEYNSLPAGERQWFQARIEKGRGQGRHNLTPGERRRVIGKLTAAEGLELYLRNKYPGVKRFGLEGGESFIPLVDRIIQQAGTYGVKEVVLGMAHRGRLNTLVNIFGKKPSDLFAEFDGKKKLSDDPDVAGDVKYHMGFSSDVRTPGGPMHLAMAFNPSHLEIVSPVVHGSVRARQDRRGDTERRTVLPITVHGDAAVSGQGVVMETLNLSRLRGFATGGAVRIVINNQIGFTISDPRDTRSSRYCTDIAKVANAPVLHVNGDDPEAVVFCADLAVAYRQEFGKDVFIDLIGFRRNGHNEGDEPRMTQPIMYREIDQHPGARAIYAQQLEAAGLLAAGEGDALVGIFRDKLDAGESVVEEMENLAQSALAVDWKAYTDTHWDRDQVATAVPREKLEELGTKLTTVPEGFKVHRTIERTVLTPRRAMTRGEQLLDWGMGEMLAYASLLDEGYGVRLVGQDSGRGTFVHRHAVLHDQEAADPLNEEYMALAHLSPAQGRVEVVDSTLSEEAVLAFEYGYSTSEPKGLVAWEAQFGDFANGAQAVVDQFLSAGESKWQRLSGLVMLLPHGYEGAGPEHSSARLERYLQLCAQKNMQVVVPSSAAQIFHLLRRQVLRPYRKPLIVMTPKSLLRNKQAMSPLSELTDGRFCEVIGDPEVTQARRVVISSGKLHWELVEAREANRDGYQGTALIRLEQLYPFPAEALAAELAQHPGAQVVWAQEEPENQGAWLMIWEDLERALAPGQTLDHSSRHRSASTATGYSSVHAREQAAVIAAALGEPLQAVAPEVIEEQKELAQVAKQQG from the coding sequence ATGACGGGACCTTTGACCATCATGTCCGGGGCGAACGCGGCCTTCATCGAGGGGCTGTATGAGGCCTACCTGGCCGACCCCAGCAGCGTGGATGCCGAGTGGCGCACCTACTTCGACGACGTGCGCGGCGGCGTGCAGGAGACCGCGCACTCGCCGGTGCAGCAGGCCTTCTACGACCTGGGCCAGTCTCGGCGCGGCGGCGCGGCTCCCGCTCCGGCCCCCAGCGCCAGCGGCGCGCAGCAGGCGGCCGGGGCCATGATCACCGCGTACCGCGTGTACGGGCACATCAGCGCGCGCAGCAATCCGCTGCGGATGCGCGGCCTGCCGGTCGTGCCGGAACTCACTCCACAGTTCTACGACCTGAGCGAGGCCGACCTGAACGAGCATGTCAAGGACGGCCCCTTCGAGGGCTCGCTGCGCGACGTGATCTCGCAGCTGCAGGAAACGTACTGCGGCTCCATCGGTTTCGAGTACAACTCCCTGCCGGCCGGCGAACGCCAGTGGTTCCAGGCGCGCATCGAGAAGGGCCGCGGCCAGGGCCGGCACAACCTCACGCCCGGCGAGCGCCGCCGCGTGATCGGCAAGCTCACGGCCGCCGAGGGCCTGGAACTGTACCTGCGCAACAAGTACCCCGGTGTCAAGCGCTTCGGGCTGGAGGGCGGCGAGAGCTTCATTCCGCTGGTCGACCGGATCATCCAGCAGGCCGGCACGTACGGCGTGAAGGAAGTCGTGCTGGGCATGGCCCACCGTGGCCGCCTGAACACCCTGGTGAACATCTTCGGCAAGAAGCCCAGCGACCTGTTCGCCGAGTTCGACGGCAAGAAGAAACTGAGCGACGACCCCGACGTGGCGGGCGACGTGAAATACCACATGGGCTTTTCCAGCGACGTGCGCACGCCCGGCGGCCCCATGCACCTCGCGATGGCCTTCAACCCAAGCCACCTGGAGATCGTGTCGCCCGTGGTGCACGGCAGCGTTCGCGCCCGCCAGGATCGCCGGGGCGACACGGAGCGCCGCACGGTACTGCCCATCACGGTACACGGAGACGCGGCCGTCAGCGGGCAGGGCGTCGTCATGGAGACCCTGAACCTCTCGCGCCTGCGCGGGTTCGCCACGGGCGGCGCGGTGCGCATCGTGATCAACAACCAGATCGGCTTCACCATCAGTGATCCGCGCGACACCCGCAGCAGCCGCTACTGCACCGACATCGCCAAGGTCGCCAACGCGCCGGTGCTGCACGTGAACGGCGACGACCCGGAGGCCGTGGTGTTCTGCGCGGATCTGGCCGTGGCGTACCGCCAGGAGTTCGGCAAGGACGTGTTCATCGACCTGATCGGTTTCCGCCGCAACGGTCACAACGAGGGCGACGAGCCGCGCATGACGCAGCCGATCATGTACCGCGAGATCGACCAGCACCCCGGCGCGCGCGCCATCTACGCGCAGCAGCTGGAGGCGGCGGGCCTCCTCGCGGCCGGGGAGGGCGACGCCCTGGTCGGCATCTTCCGCGACAAGCTCGATGCCGGGGAGTCCGTCGTCGAGGAGATGGAGAACCTCGCGCAGAGCGCCCTGGCCGTCGACTGGAAGGCCTACACCGACACCCACTGGGATCGGGATCAGGTGGCCACGGCCGTGCCGCGCGAGAAACTGGAGGAACTGGGCACCAAGCTCACCACCGTGCCCGAGGGCTTCAAGGTGCACCGAACCATCGAACGCACCGTGCTCACCCCCCGCCGGGCCATGACCCGGGGCGAGCAGCTCCTCGACTGGGGCATGGGCGAGATGCTCGCCTACGCCTCCCTGCTCGACGAGGGCTACGGCGTGCGGCTGGTCGGCCAGGACTCCGGGCGCGGCACCTTCGTACACCGCCACGCCGTGCTGCACGACCAGGAAGCGGCCGATCCGCTGAACGAGGAATACATGGCCCTCGCGCACCTCTCGCCGGCCCAGGGGCGCGTGGAGGTCGTCGACTCCACGCTGTCCGAGGAAGCGGTGCTGGCCTTCGAATATGGGTACTCGACCAGTGAACCCAAGGGCCTGGTCGCGTGGGAAGCGCAGTTCGGGGACTTCGCGAACGGCGCGCAGGCGGTCGTGGATCAGTTCCTCTCGGCGGGCGAGAGCAAATGGCAGCGCCTGTCGGGCCTCGTGATGCTCCTGCCGCACGGCTACGAGGGCGCGGGTCCCGAGCACTCCAGCGCCCGCCTGGAACGCTACCTGCAGCTGTGCGCACAGAAGAACATGCAGGTCGTGGTGCCGTCGAGCGCCGCGCAGATCTTCCACCTGCTGCGCCGTCAGGTGCTGCGCCCCTACCGCAAACCCCTGATCGTGATGACGCCCAAGAGCCTGCTGCGCAACAAGCAGGCCATGAGCCCCCTGTCGGAACTCACGGACGGCCGCTTCTGCGAGGTCATCGGCGATCCCGAGGTCACGCAGGCCCGCCGGGTTGTGATCTCGTCCGGCAAGCTGCACTGGGAACTCGTGGAGGCCCGCGAGGCCAACCGCGACGGGTACCAGGGCACCGCCCTGATCCGCCTGGAGCAGCTGTACCCCTTCCCCGCCGAGGCGTTGGCGGCCGAACTGGCCCAGCATCCCGGTGCGCAGGTCGTGTGGGCGCAGGAAGAGCCCGAGAACCAGGGTGCATGGCTGATGATCTGGGAGGACCTGGAACGCGCACTGGCGCCCGGCCAGACGCTGGATCACTCCAGCCGCCACCGCAGCGCCAGCACCGCCACCGGCTATTCCAGCGTGCATGCCCGCGAGCAGGCGGCCGTGATCGCCGCCGCGCTCGGCGAACCCCTTCAGGCTGTCGCGCCAGAGGTGATCGAGGAACAGAAGGAACTCGCGCAGGTCGCCAAGCAGCAGGGCTGA
- a CDS encoding SMP-30/gluconolactonase/LRE family protein yields the protein MTLHATRLEFTGLFPAGAAPEQLGRGYTWTEGPTYVPSRGVVVFSDVRQNRTWAYSDGGELREELNPSEYQNGHTLDAQGRLIACSHGQRALLRQEPDGSWTTLARTFEGARFNSPNDVALHPDGSLWFTDPSYGLDKPEEGGRGEPMELPGRWVFRLAPDGTLTAPIRDRDKPNGLVFASADTLLLADTGKDSATYRYDVTPDGRATLVGEHFRVNPGKTDGLRVDEAGRIWSSAGDGVHVLTPDGQELGRILFPEVVSNLCFGGPDGTALYVTATTGFWRIMTLTRAG from the coding sequence ATGACCCTGCACGCCACACGTCTCGAGTTCACAGGTCTCTTTCCCGCCGGAGCGGCGCCCGAGCAGCTGGGCCGCGGATACACCTGGACAGAGGGACCCACGTACGTGCCGTCTCGCGGCGTGGTCGTGTTCAGCGATGTGCGCCAGAACCGCACGTGGGCGTACTCGGACGGCGGGGAGCTGCGCGAGGAACTGAACCCCAGCGAGTACCAGAACGGCCACACGCTGGACGCGCAGGGCCGCCTGATCGCGTGCTCGCACGGGCAGCGGGCGCTGCTGCGCCAGGAGCCGGACGGATCGTGGACGACGCTGGCCCGCACCTTCGAGGGCGCAAGGTTCAACAGCCCTAACGACGTGGCCTTACACCCGGACGGCAGCCTGTGGTTCACGGATCCCAGCTACGGCCTGGACAAACCCGAGGAGGGCGGGCGGGGCGAACCGATGGAACTGCCGGGCCGCTGGGTCTTCCGGCTCGCGCCGGACGGCACCCTCACCGCGCCCATCCGGGATCGGGACAAGCCCAACGGCCTGGTGTTCGCCTCGGCCGACACGCTGCTCCTAGCGGATACGGGAAAGGATTCGGCCACGTACCGCTACGACGTGACCCCGGACGGCCGGGCGACGCTGGTCGGCGAGCACTTCCGCGTGAATCCCGGCAAGACCGATGGCCTGCGCGTCGATGAAGCGGGCCGGATTTGGAGCAGCGCAGGCGACGGCGTGCACGTGCTCACGCCGGACGGCCAGGAACTCGGTCGGATCCTGTTCCCCGAGGTCGTGAGCAACCTGTGCTTCGGCGGCCCGGACGGCACGGCGCTGTACGTGACGGCCACCACGGGCTTCTGGCGGATCATGACGCTCACCCGCGCGGGCTGA
- a CDS encoding HD-GYP domain-containing protein → MTSHSKPSPHHDLILVPVKDAAIRRARQPLALGVGGPALLLAVLLAVPVLNARLELLTFHMLLVLAAAAFTAVVTVWMGLVGLRQRNAEVVLLSLAFGSLGLVYGVHGLGTPEVGVMGHAGANVHAGMAGMEPADAASYAFIALPAAAQLGALITAAWLLLSSFPTTNGAVRAVLALRNWLPAVWLLTLVGLGALVFNPEVAEVLAPTAWTGRLVILALTITLCVWASARYWLSWRYARFPLQLAVVYAGSWLALAQIVIVLNLAWTLSWWVYHVLLVGVGGALLTGLIAQYREKQVPLGTAVRGLWNNDPDALLAAGISAPVRALIAEVEAHDPYTAGHAHRVTLYALELARALGCPPEALRAVTQGGILHDLGKLDVPTGVLNHPGRLTGADWTLVRQHPASGFERAQRLGLLPEELGVVRWHHERWDGAGYPDGLHGEQIPLLARILAVADVYDALTSERAYRQPWPAARANAYLQEEAGKAFDPRVVAAWVALHEPETTEPDARPALFGLVPAPAGAFGH, encoded by the coding sequence ATGACGTCGCATTCCAAACCAAGTCCGCACCACGACCTGATCCTGGTTCCGGTGAAGGACGCCGCGATCCGCCGGGCCCGTCAGCCGCTGGCGCTGGGCGTGGGCGGCCCGGCGCTGCTGCTGGCCGTGCTGCTAGCCGTGCCCGTCCTGAACGCCCGGCTTGAACTCCTGACCTTCCACATGCTGCTGGTGCTGGCCGCCGCCGCCTTCACGGCCGTCGTGACCGTCTGGATGGGACTGGTCGGCCTGCGCCAGCGCAACGCGGAAGTCGTGCTGCTCTCGCTGGCCTTCGGGTCGCTGGGGCTGGTCTACGGCGTGCATGGTCTCGGCACCCCGGAAGTCGGCGTGATGGGCCATGCGGGCGCGAATGTCCACGCGGGTATGGCCGGCATGGAGCCAGCGGACGCCGCGTCATACGCGTTCATCGCGTTGCCTGCGGCGGCGCAGCTGGGCGCGCTGATCACGGCGGCGTGGCTGCTGCTCTCCAGTTTCCCCACCACGAACGGCGCGGTGCGGGCCGTGCTGGCCCTGCGCAACTGGCTTCCGGCCGTGTGGCTGCTGACCCTGGTGGGACTGGGCGCGCTGGTCTTCAACCCGGAAGTCGCGGAGGTGTTGGCCCCCACCGCCTGGACCGGCCGTCTGGTGATCCTGGCGCTGACGATCACCCTGTGCGTGTGGGCCTCGGCGCGGTACTGGCTGTCGTGGCGGTACGCGCGGTTCCCGCTGCAGCTGGCGGTCGTGTATGCGGGAAGCTGGCTGGCCCTGGCGCAGATCGTGATCGTCCTGAATCTTGCGTGGACGCTGTCGTGGTGGGTGTACCACGTGCTGCTGGTGGGGGTCGGCGGGGCGCTGCTGACCGGCCTGATCGCGCAGTACCGCGAGAAGCAGGTGCCGCTGGGCACCGCCGTGAGGGGCCTGTGGAACAACGACCCGGACGCCCTGCTGGCTGCCGGTATCAGCGCCCCCGTGCGCGCCCTGATCGCCGAGGTCGAGGCGCACGACCCCTACACGGCCGGGCACGCGCACCGCGTCACGCTGTACGCCCTGGAACTCGCCCGCGCGCTGGGCTGCCCACCGGAGGCCTTGCGGGCCGTGACGCAGGGCGGCATCCTGCACGACCTTGGGAAGCTGGATGTGCCCACAGGCGTGCTCAACCACCCCGGCCGCCTGACCGGCGCGGACTGGACGCTCGTGCGCCAGCACCCGGCGTCCGGCTTCGAGCGCGCGCAGCGTCTGGGCCTGCTCCCCGAGGAACTCGGCGTGGTCCGCTGGCACCATGAGCGCTGGGACGGCGCGGGCTACCCAGACGGCCTACACGGCGAACAGATTCCGCTGCTGGCCCGCATCCTGGCCGTTGCGGACGTGTATGACGCCCTGACCAGCGAACGGGCCTACCGTCAGCCGTGGCCCGCTGCCCGCGCGAACGCATACCTGCAGGAGGAAGCGGGCAAGGCCTTCGATCCGCGCGTGGTGGCGGCCTGGGTGGCCCTGCACGAACCGGAGACCACCGAGCCGGACGCCCGGCCCGCCCTGTTCGGGCTCGTCCCGGCCCCGGCGGGCGCTTTCGGTCACTGA
- a CDS encoding YbjN domain-containing protein, with protein MKYFPASVLALSLLSSGLAVTGEVLDGRPATVMQVITQAGYSAKLSPGDSKTGPSITLNIDGDTVYLDLEGCKADLCTRVNATTGYDADTSSDEVIQYVNDWNLTNYSQAYLSNEEDSAYLDASYLMTGGYTRANLLAWLKAYLDDLTEFANDLP; from the coding sequence ATGAAATACTTCCCCGCGTCGGTGCTGGCCCTGTCGCTGCTGTCGTCCGGTCTGGCCGTCACGGGTGAGGTGCTCGATGGCCGACCGGCGACGGTGATGCAGGTGATCACGCAGGCGGGGTACAGCGCGAAGTTGTCGCCGGGCGACAGCAAGACCGGCCCGTCCATCACCCTGAACATCGACGGCGACACGGTGTACCTGGATCTGGAAGGCTGCAAGGCGGATCTCTGCACCCGCGTGAACGCCACGACCGGATACGACGCGGATACGTCGTCCGACGAGGTTATCCAGTACGTGAACGACTGGAACCTCACCAATTACTCTCAGGCCTACCTCTCCAACGAGGAGGACAGCGCGTATCTGGATGCGTCGTACCTGATGACGGGGGGGTACACGCGCGCGAACCTGCTGGCGTGGCTCAAGGCCTATCTGGACGACCTGACGGAGTTTGCGAACGACCTGCCCTGA